AGCTTATACACTCGCTTGTTTTTATGAGTAAGAGAGTATTTCAAGCAGTGACTATGCTTCATAACAAAGAGGCTAAAAAACTAGCAGAATTAAGCATAGATACTCTTAATAAAAAACTTGACATATCGTCTATCGACCTGATTAGAGACAAGTGGTTTGAGTTTTTAACAGATTATGATGATCTATTTATTAGAAGACTTGGTTTTTATGGTGTTAAGAGTTTTGATGATTTGCAAACAGCAATTACAGAGCTTGATAATGCCTCTATAAGATCAGGTGATACCGCTTATCTATGCCAAAAGATGATTCCTCTTCTGGTATGTGCTCTTACGCCTTCTATATCTGAAAGCATGAATGCTGAAATTTCAGGATTTGAGCTTAGTTTAAAGAGTGATCCTAAACTATTAGAATTAGATGAAACTCAAGATAATATACAACAAATGATTAAAAGGCGTATAGAGCTTGATAGGGCTGAAATTTCAACCAAAGTTTCAGTTTTAAACGATGTGCTTGAAGGGATAAATACCAGGCTTTTAAATATGATGAGTAGCTCCTCTACCAGCAGAGCCAAGATGCAAGATATCAAAAGGGATCTAAACTCAATAAATTTAAAAGAAGATAGTTTTGAATTTATTAGAGATAAGCTTATTATCATAGCTGAATCTTTAGGCAACGAAACACAACGGTTTTCATTGCAGGTTAGCAGTGATCAAAAAAAAATAAAAGAGCTTCAGGATAGAATTAGTAGCCTTGAGGGTGAGCTGGCTATGGTTAAAGCCGAGAGCAAAGAGGATTTCTTAACCAAAACCGCCACAAAAAGAGCATTAATAGAAGAGCTTGATCGCATGGAAGATAAATATAGACGCTATGATGCGGACTACTCTATTTGCTTTTTTGATATAGATTATTTTAAAAAGATTAACGATACTTACGGCCACGATGCAGGCGATGTCATCATAGCAAGCGTTGGGAAGATGCTTAGAAAATACTCAAGAAAGATTGATTTTGTGGCTAGATATGGCGGTGAAGAGTTTGTTATGCTGCTTCCTCAAATTTCTTTAGTAGATAGTGTAAATTTCGCAAATAAAATTCGTGATATTATAGAAAATTCAAAATTTATGTATAAAGACGAACGAATAGATGTTACTATTAGTTGCGGAGTAGCTTTAAGAAGCTCCAATAAAACTTCATCATCAACACTTGAATCTGCCGATAAGATGCTTTATACCGCTAAACAAAACGGTAGAAATCAGGTTATGCCAAGTATTATATGAAGTTGGATGAATTTTTAAGCCACAAACCGCTTTTTTACAAAGAGATAGATTATATTCGTATGCCGCGTGCATGGGGTAGCATAAAGGCGAATTTAAAGCCGTTTAAGATTATTCACATCATAGGCACAAACGGCAAGGGCTCAACGGGAAGGTTTCTAGCTCAAATTCTGCACCTTCAAGGAAAGAGCGTAGGACACTATACAAGCCCTCATATATTTGAATTTCGTGAGAGATTTTGGCTAAACGGAGATGTGGTTTCAAGCGAGATTTTAGAGTCTGCTCACGAGAGTTTGCAAGCTATGCTAAGTGATGAGTTTAAAGTTAAAACCAGCTATTTTGAGTATGCTACTTTGCTTGCGGCGGTGCTTTTTCACAAGTGTGATTTTTTCATCTGCGAAGCTGGTATGGGCGGTGAGCTTGACGCGACAAATGTATATGACAAACTCTTTAACGTCTTTACTCCGATCGGACTTGATCATCTTGGCGTGCTTGGAAACAATATAGAGGAGATTTCAACTACTAAATTTAAGGCTTTAGGATATGAAGCTCAAGCACTTTTAAGCGATAATATGGACAAAAGAAGCGTTGAGATAGTAAGGCAGATCGCCAAAGAAAAAAGGGCGAGAGTAAAATTTGCAAGCGAAATTTTAAATGAATCGGATAAAGAAGCCATAGCCGAATACGCTTTGAAATTTAGCTTGCCTGAGTTTTTAGCATCAAATTTGACCTTAGCAGGAGCTGCTAGCAAGGCGCTTTTAGGCAAATTTGAGATAGATGATCTAGAAGAGCTAAATTTGCAAGGAAGATGCGAAAAGGTCGCATCAAACGTCTGGATTGATGTGGGACACAACGAGCTTGCCGCGCTTGCGATAGCCAAGAAATTTAG
The Campylobacter sp. RM16189 genome window above contains:
- a CDS encoding GGDEF domain-containing protein, whose protein sequence is MSATITKIIRDTISTIKERNLILTPDNYTEVFCEIAKKNGYISPDCQKLEKYLSRLNADLVEQLKQKRVKNIDELFAFMAAKLNSSNINESAKLIHSLVFMSKRVFQAVTMLHNKEAKKLAELSIDTLNKKLDISSIDLIRDKWFEFLTDYDDLFIRRLGFYGVKSFDDLQTAITELDNASIRSGDTAYLCQKMIPLLVCALTPSISESMNAEISGFELSLKSDPKLLELDETQDNIQQMIKRRIELDRAEISTKVSVLNDVLEGINTRLLNMMSSSSTSRAKMQDIKRDLNSINLKEDSFEFIRDKLIIIAESLGNETQRFSLQVSSDQKKIKELQDRISSLEGELAMVKAESKEDFLTKTATKRALIEELDRMEDKYRRYDADYSICFFDIDYFKKINDTYGHDAGDVIIASVGKMLRKYSRKIDFVARYGGEEFVMLLPQISLVDSVNFANKIRDIIENSKFMYKDERIDVTISCGVALRSSNKTSSSTLESADKMLYTAKQNGRNQVMPSII
- a CDS encoding Mur ligase family protein, coding for MKLDEFLSHKPLFYKEIDYIRMPRAWGSIKANLKPFKIIHIIGTNGKGSTGRFLAQILHLQGKSVGHYTSPHIFEFRERFWLNGDVVSSEILESAHESLQAMLSDEFKVKTSYFEYATLLAAVLFHKCDFFICEAGMGGELDATNVYDKLFNVFTPIGLDHLGVLGNNIEEISTTKFKALGYEAQALLSDNMDKRSVEIVRQIAKEKRARVKFASEILNESDKEAIAEYALKFSLPEFLASNLTLAGAASKALLGKFEIDDLEELNLQGRCEKVASNVWIDVGHNELAALAIAKKFRGKKLTLIYNSFADKDFKAVLKALKPIIKDVLIYEYESLERALATNEIKQVLDDMGVAYSDFKGLKFTDSQKSKEKYLAFGSFFLVEAFLRQFDAS